Genomic DNA from candidate division WOR-3 bacterium:
GATAAAAGTACGGCCGACGCGCCGGCGCTTCTCCTCCGGCTCCGCCACACCCGCGAGTCGGGCAAGGAATTTCTCGCCTGCGTCCACGACATGCAGGTTGAATCTCCGGCCCAGCATCCGCCGGACATCGGCCGCCTCGTTCTTGCGTAGAAGACCATTGTCTACAAACACCGCCAGCAACCGGGCCCCGATTGCCCGGCGCAGAAGTGCGGCCATCACCGTGGAATCGACTCCGCCTGAGACCGCACAGATGACTTTCTCATTGCCGACAAGCGCGCGGATTTCCCGGGTCTTTTCCCTGATGAACGACCGCATAGTCCAGTCCGGTCGGGTTTGGCAGATACGGAAAAGGAAGTTGGCAATTATCTGGCGGCCAGACTCGGTATGCTCGACCTCCGGGTGGAACTGAACCCCATAGATACGGCGCGCTTCATCCGCAAATGCGGCGCACCCAATCGAGCGCGTGCGGCCGATAGACCGGAATCCTCTTGGCAGCCGCGCCACATGGTCGCCATGACTCATCCATACCCGGGACTCACCCGGTAGACCGGCAAACAGGGGTGAAGCTGCTGGCTGTGAGCCGTCAGCTACGACCTTGAGCGTGGCCGGTCCATACTCGCGCCGCTCACCGGCCCGTACCCAACCGCCGAGCAGCCGCGCGATAGCCTGCATGCCGTAGCAGATGCCAAGTACCGGTATGCCAAGCGAAAATATGCCCGGGTCCGGCATCGGCGCATTGCTTTCAAGCGTGCTTGCCGGCCCGCCGGAAAGAATCATGCCTGATGCACCCCGCTGCCTCACCTCGGACGCTGAAATCCGATGGCTGACTAGCTCGGAAAAAACGTGCTGCTCGCGCACCCGCCGGACAATAAGCTGGTTATACTGCGACCCAAAGTCAAGAACTAGTATCCGGTCCAAAGCTAGACCCTACCGGTCAGGCAGGGTGTCACCAGCCAGTGCGCGGGCCGCAGCCGAGGCTTCACCGTAGAGCAGAATTGTCTGCCGGACCAGGTCCACGTCTGAGCGAAGCCGCTTTGACTTGTACCACATTTCGATCGTCCGCTCCAGCGCGGCAATCTCGTCGAGCAGCAGTTCAAGACGCTGCCGCACGGCAGGCCGGCGCAGGCGCCCGGTGGCTTCAAGCCGGACACGCAACTTCTCAGCTTCGGTCTTGAGCGACTCGGCCCGGACCCGGTATGCTTCGATTTCTCTTGCGGACACACCGTAGTCGAGAGTCTCAACCTGCGCCTTGCGGTGCCCGATGAACTCGTGCAGGAGGTAGCCAAGCAGTACGGCTCCGGCCAAGGCCAACAGCCAGAATAGGAGTCTCACTTCGTGCCTCCGGTCGTAACAACATTCACCAGCCGATTCTGGACGTAGATGACCTTTGTAACGCTGCGGCCCGCGATGGCGCGGACGACATTCTCATCTGCAAGAGCCTTGGCCTTGATTTCCACCTCGCCTGCGCTACGCGGCACCAGGACCCGGCCGCGCAGCCGGCCGTCAACCTGCACCGGAACTTCCATTTCGTCGAACACAAGAAACCGACGGTCAGGCTCAGGGAATCGCTCGCTGAAAAGCGAGCCGGCTGCAGGCCGTACCCGATGCCAGAGCTCCTCAGCCAAGTGTGGCGCAAACGGCGCAAGAAGGGATATCAATCGGCCCAGACAGAAGCCAAACAAAGCATCTGCAAGTTCAGCATGGTCATAGTTCAGGGACTCGGATTGCGGTGCTCGATCGGCGACGTTTCCACTCTTGCGTCCCGGCATCCTGTCGGTCCACGCGTAAAGATGGTTAAGAAACTCCATCAGCGCCGCGATCGCGGTGTTGTATTGGAACGCCTCGATGTCATCAGCAACCTTCTGTATCGTTTGATTCAGTCTGATGTACAGCTCGCGTTCAGCCGATTTGAGCTTCGTAGTATCGGGCGGCTCGAATGTAACGCTGTCACCGTGTTCCTCATACAGTCGCCATACTCTGGAAAGAAAACGGGTTACGCCTGTAACAAGGTCATCAGTCCAGTCCAGCGGCTTCTCCGGTGGCGCCGCGAACAAAATCGCTAGTCTGGCAACGTCCGCCCCTTCCTCCTCGACAAACTTGCCAACCCAGATACCGACATTCTTCGAGGAAGACATCGTGACGCCGTTCAGACTAACCATCCCCTGAGTATGAAGCACCCTTGCCGGCTCCTTGACCGAAACCATACCAAGGTCATAGAGCACCCGGGTAAAGAACCGGAAAAATATCAGGTGCCCGGTCGCATGCTCGATGCCGCCGATATACTCATCCACCGGCAGCCACTTGTCTGCTTCCTCCTTGGCAAAGGGCAACCGGTCGTTGTGTGGGTCGGTATAGCGCAGAAAATACCAGGACGAATCCACAAACGTATCCATTGTGTCCGGGTCGCGGGTTGCCGGGCCGGAGCACTTCGGGCAGGAAGTATGGTAGAACTCCTCAACCCCGGCCAGCACCGACTTGCCTTTGGGCTTGAAGTCCTTGACATTTTCCGGCAGAAGTACCGGCAGGTCTTTATCCGGCACCGGCACAATCCCGCACCGCTCGCAGTGTACCATCGGTATCGGCGTACCCCAGTACCGCTGGCGCGACACGAGCCAGTCCTTCAAACGGTAGTTGGTGACACGACGACCTAGCCCCTTCTTCTCTAGATAATCGCAGACCTTCTGGATACCCTCTTCTGAAGGCGTGCCGTCGAACGGTCCGGAGTTCACCATCACGCCCGGCTCAGTGTAGGCCGCAGTCAGGGATTCTGGACCAGCAATAGGACATTTGGGATTCTGAATGACCACCCTTACTGGTATGCCGTATTTCTGGGCAAACTCGAAGTCGCGCTGGTCATGGGCCGGTACGGCCATTATCATCCCGGTACCGTACGATCCGAGCACAAAGTCCGCAATGTATATTGGCACCCGTTCGCCATTCACCGGGTTTATGGCGTACCGGCCGGTGAACACACCTTGTTTGTCTCCGGTCGCAGCGGTGCGCTCGATTTCCGGCCGCGCCAATACTCGGTGCCGGAACTCCTCAATTTCCGCTTCCCGGCCCGTACCTATGCCAATTGTCTCAGCGAGTGGGGCATCGGGCGCAAGCGCCATGAACGTCACGCCCCAGAGTGTATCCGGCCGAGT
This window encodes:
- the guaA gene encoding glutamine-hydrolyzing GMP synthase, with the translated sequence MDRILVLDFGSQYNQLIVRRVREQHVFSELVSHRISASEVRQRGASGMILSGGPASTLESNAPMPDPGIFSLGIPVLGICYGMQAIARLLGGWVRAGERREYGPATLKVVADGSQPAASPLFAGLPGESRVWMSHGDHVARLPRGFRSIGRTRSIGCAAFADEARRIYGVQFHPEVEHTESGRQIIANFLFRICQTRPDWTMRSFIREKTREIRALVGNEKVICAVSGGVDSTVMAALLRRAIGARLLAVFVDNGLLRKNEAADVRRMLGRRFNLHVVDAGEKFLARLAGVAEPEEKRRRVGRTFIRVFEEAAARFGPVRFLAQGTLYPDLIESRSAFGGPSATIKTHHNVGGLPRRMKFELIEPLRELFKDEVRELGRALRLPGKITGRHPFPGPGLAVRVVGPVTKERLRLLREADDILINELQRAGLYDRVWQAFAVLLPVRSVGVQGDRRTYEHAVVLRAVTSTDAMTADWAKLPADFLARVSNRIVNEVRGINRVTYDISPKPPATIEWE
- the leuS gene encoding leucine--tRNA ligase, which gives rise to MFRKQPSEQRRVAYPARQIEARWQHYWDEQGTFRTNPDPKRKFYVLVMFFYPSGDVHMGHCRNYVIGDVLCRFRKMQGFDVLHPFGWDAFGLPAENAAIAHGNHPSYWTFESIRTARRSLKLLGIGYDWDREITTCRPEYYRWNQWLFLRLYERGLAYRKEALVNWCPACQTVLANEQVDEGVCYRCKTAVEKRKLTQWFFKITEYAQALLDGIEELKQWPESVRTMQRHWIGRSDGVEVDFRLEPLTSETAEPSSLPVFTTRPDTLWGVTFMALAPDAPLAETIGIGTGREAEIEEFRHRVLARPEIERTAATGDKQGVFTGRYAINPVNGERVPIYIADFVLGSYGTGMIMAVPAHDQRDFEFAQKYGIPVRVVIQNPKCPIAGPESLTAAYTEPGVMVNSGPFDGTPSEEGIQKVCDYLEKKGLGRRVTNYRLKDWLVSRQRYWGTPIPMVHCERCGIVPVPDKDLPVLLPENVKDFKPKGKSVLAGVEEFYHTSCPKCSGPATRDPDTMDTFVDSSWYFLRYTDPHNDRLPFAKEEADKWLPVDEYIGGIEHATGHLIFFRFFTRVLYDLGMVSVKEPARVLHTQGMVSLNGVTMSSSKNVGIWVGKFVEEEGADVARLAILFAAPPEKPLDWTDDLVTGVTRFLSRVWRLYEEHGDSVTFEPPDTTKLKSAERELYIRLNQTIQKVADDIEAFQYNTAIAALMEFLNHLYAWTDRMPGRKSGNVADRAPQSESLNYDHAELADALFGFCLGRLISLLAPFAPHLAEELWHRVRPAAGSLFSERFPEPDRRFLVFDEMEVPVQVDGRLRGRVLVPRSAGEVEIKAKALADENVVRAIAGRSVTKVIYVQNRLVNVVTTGGTK